The Streptomyces sp. NBC_00454 DNA segment GTCCAGTACGACGAGCTCGTCCGCCAGGGTGATCACGGGGGTGGACGGATCCCCGATGACGGCGGTGGTGGGTACGCCCGCGTCCCGCAGGCCGGCCAGCAGGTCGAGCACCTCGGTGGTGGTCCCGGACCTGGTCAGCGCGATGACCCGGTCGTAGCGGCGGTGGTGGGGGAACTCGGAGGCGGGGAAGGCGTCGGTTTCGCCCTGCCCGGCCTCCTCGCGCAACACGGCGGCGGCCTGGGCCATGTAGTACGAGGTCCCGCATCCGACGATCGCGGTACGCTCCCCCGGCCGCGGCAGCACCGCCCGCCGCTCCGGGGCCAGTTCGGCGGCCCGCTCCCAGCATGCGGGCTGCGTGCCCAACTCGTACGCGACGTGGCTCATGGCGGCTCCCTAGCGCGGTGCGTGCACCCCTGAATGCGTGTTCTTGCAAGATAGTGGGCACTTTCACGCAACTTCAAGCATCTCGGGGATGATCTCCTGCGTTAATGTCGATACTCGGGCCGGCGTGTAGGCCAAGAGAGACCATCGAAGCGAACAGTGAAGCGAAGACCGAAGGGGCGGCCGATGACCCGCAAGGAACGCTGGCAGACACTGCTGGACCTGCTGGTGGAGCGGGGCGAGCTGGAAGTGGAACCCGCCGCGGAAGCCCTCGGCGTGTCCGCCGCCACCATCCGCCGCGACCTCGACCAGCTCGCCGAACAGCAGCTGCTGGTCCGCACGCGCGGCGGAGCGGTCCTGCACGGGGTCTCGTACGAACTCCCCCTGCGCTACCGCACCTCGCGCCGCGCCGCCGAGAAGGGCCGCATCAGCGAGACGGTCGCGGCGCTGATCGTGCCGGGCGAGGTGATCGGCCTGACCGGCGGCACCACGACCACCGAAGTGGCGCGGGCACTGGCCGCCCGCCCCGACCTCGCCACCGGCTCCCCCGCCCTCACCGTGGTCACCAACGCCCTCAACATCGCGGGCGAACTGGTCATCAGACCGCAGTTCAAGATCGTGCTGACGGGCGGCGTGGCCCGGCCCCAGTCCTACGAGCTCACCGGCCCCCTCGCCATGGAGGTGCTCGGGCAGCTCTCCGTGGACACCGCCGTGGTCGGCGTGGACGCCTTCGACCCGGCCGACGGGGCCGCCACCCGCCACGAGGACGAGGCGGCCATGAACCGGCTGCTCTGTGAGCGGGCCCGCCGGGTGGTGATCGCCGCCGACTCCAGCAAGCTGGGCGTCCGCGCCTTCGCCCGCATCGTCGCCACCGACGCCGTGGACATCCTGGTGACCGACACCGGGCTCTCCCCGTCGGTCGCCGAGGCCTTCGAGGCGGCGGGCGTGGAGGTCATCCGGGCCTGAGTCGCCGACGGGGGCGGGCCCAAGTGCCGTACCGGCCACAGCACTGCACTCCCGCAATGACCGACGATCTTCTGCGCCTCACCGTCCTGGGCAGCGCCACGCCCTATCCGAGCGCGGACCGCGCGCAGCCCGGTCGAATCCGCCTTCGCCGTTGAGGAGCTCTACGACGGGCACCGGGTCCGGGTCGGCCCGCTCACGCTCTCCAGCCGGGCGGTGACCCACGGGATGCCGGCCTTCGCCGTACGCGTGGAGGAGGGCGGGCGGTCCCTGGTGTACTCCGGGGACACCCCCCCCTGCCCCGGCCTCACCGGCCTCGCCGAGGGGTGCGACGTACTGCTCTGCGAGGCGGAGAGTACCCGGCCGCCCGCGGACGGCGAAGCGGTGCACCACACTCCCGAGGAGGCCGGCGACACCGCGCGGGCCGCCCGTGCAGGGAGGCTGATCGTCACGCACGTGGGCCGCGGGCTCGATCCGCGGGACGCGGTGGCCCGCGCCGCGACCCGATTCGACGGCCCGGTCGAGCACGCCTCGCCGGGCACGGTGTTGCGGGTCTAGGACGCCTCTTCCGGTCCTGCCGGGCCCGCCCCCGTGGGGCTCAGTGCTCCGGGAGCCGGCCCGCCTCACGGACCAGGGCCGCCAGGACCGGGGCGATCAGCGGATGCGCCTCGGCCCCGCGCCGGGTGGCGGCGAACACCCGGCGGGTCGCCGCGGTGCCGGCCACCGGGCGGACCTGGACCTCCTTGAGGTCCATCCCGCGCAGCGCCGAGCGCGGCACGAGCGCGACCCCGGCTCCCGCGCCGACCAGCGCGACCACGGCTCTGAAGTCATCGGAGGAGTGCACCAACCGGGGCTGGAACCCGGCGAGTTCGCAGGCCAGCTGCATCACGTCGTGGCAGGGGTTGCCGGGGTACTGGCCCACCCAGTCCGAGTCGGAGAGGTCGGCCAGCGACACCTCCGGCAGATCGCCGAGCGGGTGCCCGGCGGGGAGGACCGCGTCGAAGGGCTCCGCGTAGAGCGGGAGCACCGAGAGCCGGCCGTCGCCCGCGCCGGGCGCGCCCCGGTATTCCACGGCCAGCGCCAGGTCCGCCTCGCCGTCGAGCAGCAGCGGCAGGCTCTGGTCGCCCTCCGCGTCGCGCACGCGCAGCCGGATCCCGGGATGGTCCACGGCGAGCCGGGCGATGGCCGGGGCCAGCACCTCGGCGATGCCGGTGGCGAAGGCGGCCACGGTGACCTCGCCCGCCGAGCCGCCCGCGTAGGCGGCGAGTTCGGCCTCGGCCCGCTCCAGCTGCGCCAGCACCTCGTGGGCGTGCCCGAGCAGGATCTCTCCGGCGGCGGTGAGCCGTACGCCCCGCCCGCTGCGGGTCAGCAGCGAGTGCCCGGTCTCCTGCTCCAGCGCCGCGAGCTGCTGGGAGACGGCGGAGGGGGTGAGGTACAGGGCTGCGGCCGCGGCGGTCACCGTACGGTGGTCCGCCACGGCCCGCAGGATGCGCAGCCGGCGGGGGTCGATCACGCTGCCATTCTCGCAGCTCGCGGGGCCCGTGCGGGCCGCACCCGAAGCCCAGGGGCGGCGCTCCGCCCGAGGCCCCTGGGGTTCCGCCCCTGACCCCGCGCCTCAAACGCCGGCGGGGCTGAATCTTCCAGACCGCCGGCGGTCACGACCCGGATTTCCCGGACCTCCGGCGGTCACCCGCCGGCCAGGGCTCAGGACTCGGCGCCCGCCAGCGCCGCCCGCGCGTCGATGAACGCGGCCACCGCGCGCTCCACGTCCGCCGTGGAGTGGGCGGCCGAGAGCTGGACGCGGATGCGGGCCGCGCCCATCGGGACCACCGGGTAGGAGAAGCCGATCACGTAGACCCCGCGCTCCAGCAGCAGCTCCGCCATCTTCGCCGCCTCGGCCGCGTCGCCGATCATCACCGGGGCGATGGCGTGGTCGCCGGGCAGGATCTCGAAGCCCGCCTCGGTCATCTTCGTGCGGAAGAGCTTGGTGTTGGCGGCGAGCTGGTCGCGCAGGTCGCCGGCGGACTCCAGCAGGTCGAGGACCTTGAGCGAGGCCGCCGCGATGACCGGGGCGAGGGAGTTCGAGAAGAGGTACGGGCGCGAGCGCTGGCGCAGCAGCTCGACGATCTCGGTGCGCGCGGCGACGTAACCGCCCGAGGCCCCGCCCAGCGCCTTGCCCAGGGTGCCCGTGATGATGTCGACGCGGTCCATGACCCCGTGCAGTTCCGGGGTGCCGCGGCCGCCGGGGCCGACGAAGCCGACGGCGTGCGAGTCGTCGACCATGACCATGGCGTCGTAGCGGTCGGCCAGGTCGCAGATCTCGGCGAGCGGGGCGACGTAGCCGTCCATGGAGAACACGCCGTCCGTGACGATCAGACGGCGGCGGGCGTCCTGCGACTCCTTGAGCCGGGTCTCCAGCTCGGCCAGGTCGCGGTTGGCGTACCGCAGCCGGCGGGCCTTCGACAGGCGGATGCCGTCGATGATCGAGGCGTGGTTGAGGGCGTCGGAGATGACCGCGTCCTCGGGGCCGAGGAGGGTCTCGAAGACTCCGCCGTTGGCGTCGAAGCAGGAGGAGTAGAGGATCGTGTCCTCCTGGCCGAGGAAGGCGGAGAGCCGCGCCTCCAGCTCCTTGTGCACCTCCTGCGTACCGCAGATGAAGCGCACGGAGGCCATGCCGTAGCCCCAGCGGTCGAGGGCTTCCTTCGCGGCGGTGACGACCTCGGGGTGGTCGGCGAGGCCGAGGTAGTTGTTGGCGCAGAAGTTGAGGACCTCACCGGACGCGCCGCCCGAGGTCACGGCGACGGCGGCGTTCTGCGGGGTGCCGATGACGCGCTCGGGCTTGTGCAGCCCGGCGGCGCGGATCTCGTCGAGGGTGGCGCGGAAGTCCTCGCGGACGGTCTCGAACATGTGCGGTGCTCTCTTTTCTCCTGGTGCGGCCTGGTGCGGCGGAGGGAGGGAAGGAAAGGGGGCCGGGCCCCGCGGAGGGGGGAGGGTGGGCGGGGCCCGGCCGGAGGGAGGTGGCTTGCCGAGGCTGGGCGGTTACGCCGTCCAGTCCAGGATGATCTTCCCGCTGCGCGCGGTCGCGGCCTCGTCGAACGCGGCCTCGAAGTCCCCGTACGCGTAGCGGCCGGTGATGACGGGGCTGAGGTCGAGTCCGCCCTCCAGCAGCACGGTCATCGCGTACCAGGTCTCGAACATCTCGCGGCCGTAGATGCCCTTGATCGTGATCATCGAGGTGACGACCTTGGCCCAGTCGACCGCGAACTCCTGCGCCGGCAGGCCCAGCATCGCGATCTTGCCGCCGTGCGTCATGTTGTCGATCATGTCGCGCATCGCCTCGCCGCGGCCGGACATCTCCAGGCCGACGTCGAAGCCCTCGCGCAGGCCCAGCTGCGCCTGCGCGTCCGCGATCGTCGATTCGCGCACGTCCAGCGCGAGCGTGGCGCCCGCCTTGCGGGCGATCTCGAGGCGCTCCGGGCTGACGTCGGTGATGACGACGTTGCGCGCGCCGGCGTGCCGGGCCACGGCCGCCGCCATGATCCCGATCGGGCCCGCGCCGGTGATCAGTACGTCCTCGCCGACCAGCGGGAAGGAGAGCGCGGTGTGCACGGCGTTGCCGAACGGGTCGAAGATCGCCGCGACGTCGAGGTCGACCTTGGCCCGGTGCACCCACACGTTCTGCGCGGGCAGGACCACGTACTCGGCGAAGGCGCCGTCGCGGCCGACCCCGAGCCCGATCGTGCTGCGGCACAGGTGGCGACGCCCGGCCAGGCAGTTGCGGCACTTCCCGCACACCAGGTGGCCCTCGCCGCTGACCAGCGCGCCGACCTCGATGTCCTCGTGGACGTCCGCGCCGAGCGCCGCCACCTCTCCGACGAACTCGTGACCGAGCACGAGCGGGGTCTTGACGGCGCCCTGCGCCCAGCCGTCCCAGGAGCGGATGTGCAGGTCAGTCCCGCAGATGCCGGTGCGCAGCACCTTGATCAGCACGTCGCCGGGGCCGTACTCGGGCTCGGGAACGTCCATGAGCCACAGCCCGGGCTCGGCCTTGTGCTTGACGAGTGCCTTCATGGGGTGGCTCCAGGCATGCGGAAGGAAGCGCTACGGGACGTGCGGGCCCGGCAGCGTGGTGACGGTCACCAATCTGCCGACCTGCGGGGTGATCAGTCCATCGAGGATTTCTTAAGCGGGTCCACAGGGCAGCTTCACGCCTATGCTCCTCAGGTGTCGGGCAGGGGACGGACCGGTGAGCGGTCCGGGCCGGGAATGGGGAGGTGAGGGGCGTGCCGAGTCTGCGCAGCAGAGCGCTTTCGGTCGCGCTGATCGCGGCGGGGCGGCGAAGACGGTTCGGGAGTGCCGAGGCGGTCCGGACCCGGGTGGCCGAATCGGCCCGCCGGCCGGCCTCCCATCTGCCTCCGCATTCGCTGGGCCGGGTCGCGGAGGTCTCGCGGACCTTCGTCGGAGCCTGGCCGGTGTACGACGTCTCCCCGCGCGGGGCCGAACCGGCCGCCCGGGTGCTGTACGTGCACGGCGGCGGATACGTGGGCGAGTTGATGCGCCCGCACTGGTCCCTGATCCGGACCCTGGTGACGCAGGCCCGCGCCCGGGTCGTCGTACCGGCGTACATCCTGGCCCCGCGCGGCACCGCCGACCGGACGGTCCCGGTCGCCGCCGACCTGCTCAGCGGCCTGATCGCGAGCGGCGGGGCGGGCGGCACCGTCCTCGTCGGTGACTCGGCCGGCGCCGGGCTGGCCCTGGCGGCGGCCCAGCGGCTGCGCGACCGCACCGGGGCGCAGCCGTCCCGGATCGTGCTGATCTCGCCTTGGCTGGACCTGTCCATGAGCCATCCCGACCAGGCGGCCATCGAGCCGGACGACCCGCTGCTGGCCCGTCCCGGGCTCCTGGAGGCCGGGCGGCTGTACGCGGGCAACCTGGCCGCCGACGACCCCCGGGTGAGCCCGCTGCACGGATCGTTCGCGGGACTGGCCCCGCTGACGGTGTTCACGGGCACCCGGGACCTCCTGACGACCGACAGCCGCGAGCTGCTGCGGCGGGCCCGTGCGGACGGCGCCGAGGTGGAGTACCACGAGGAGCCGGGGCTGCCGCACGTGTACCCGCTGCTGCCGCTCCCGGAGGGCCGGGCGGCGCGCGACCGGATCGTGGAGCTGATCCGCGCGACGGCGTCGGAGACCTGATCCAAGGGTGGGGTCAGGCCACGCAGTTCATCAGGGAGCCCACGGGGGCGGTGCGGTAGCGGGACCAGTACGTCTCGTCGCGGGTCGCGCACGCCGGGGGCGTCCTCGTCGGCTGCCAGGAGACGGTCGCGAACCCGGCGTCGGCGGCGGCCTCGGCGAAGTCGGCGTGCGCCCATTCGCGGCATTCGAAGGGCACCGGCGGATCGGTCTCCAGCCGGGCCCGGAGCAGGGGCGCGTCCCCGCCCGGAGCCCGCTCGACGACGCTGATCCCGTACGGCGACCAGTCCGCGTACGGGAAGGCGCCCGGGTTCGGCACGATGGCCAGGAGCCGGCCGCCGGGACGCAGGGCCGCCCGGACGGCCCGGAACAGGGCGTGCAGGGCCGCCCGGTCGTGGGCCTGGTTGAACAGGTAGACGGCGGTGGCCAGGTCGAACGGCCCCAGCTCCGCCATTCCGGCCGCCAGCTCCGACATCCCGGCCGCGTCGTCGAGGAGGACGTACTCGACGGGGGCCCCGTCCTCCCGGGCCCGCCGGATCCGTTCGGGGCAGTTGTCGACGCCGACCGTGCGGCGGGCTCCCCCGCTCGCCAGCATCCGGGTGGTACCTCCGTGTCCACAGGCCAGGTCGATCGTGTCCAGACCGCGCACCCCGCCGAGGGCGTCGAGCGCGGTGCGCAGGGTGAAGGCATCGGCCAGTGAGAAGGCCACCGGGGGCGTTGACGTGTCGTACTGCTGTCGCATGCTCGCAAGCCTGCCCGCGCGCACACTCCGGGGACGGTCCCGGCACGGGACCTCCCCCGGACGGGGGATGCGTTCGGGTCAGTCGATGCGGCGTACGGGGCCTGTAGGGCTCACGCGGCCTGTGGGCCGGGGCCTTCGGAGCGCGCGGGGTCCGTGGAGCGTACGGGGCTCAGCGCGACCAGCACCGGACGCGCCCGCGCGGAGCCGCTGGGGCAGGTGATGCAGGAGCGCGAGGCGAAGGAGCAGCCCGAGCAGTCCGGGGCGCCGATCTCCTCGCGCCGCAGCCGGCCCTTGCGGACCCAGTACGCGGCGAGGTCGGCCGCCTCGCTCCGGCCGATGCCCAGCCGGTCGGCGATCTGCGCGAGCCCCTCGCCGGGGGCGGCCTCCTCGAAGGCGCGCAGCAGCCTGCGCAGCATGCCGGGCCCTGCGTCGGTCCCACCGGTCCCGCTCACCACACCAGCCTCGCGATCTGGAAGACCCCGACGGCCAGCAGCCAGGCCGCGGCCAGCTGGATTCCGAAGCCGATGACGGTCAGCCGCGTGCCGATCTCGGCCCGTTGCGCGGCCAGGGTGGCCATGCAGGGGGTGTAGGCGAGGATGAAGACCAGGAAGGCCAGTGCGGCCGCCCGCCCGTGGCCGCCGGAGGATTCCTCGAAGGTGCCGTGCAGGCTCGCGGTGAGTTTCGGGTCGCCGTCCTCCTCGGCCGAGTAGGTCTGGGCGAGGGTGGAGATCACGCCCTCCTTGGCGATCAGCCCGGTGCCGAGCGCGGCCGTGGCGTGCCAGTCGCCGAATCCGGCCGGGGCCACGACGGGCGCGGCCGCGCGGGTGACCGTACCGAACACGCTCTGTTCCACGTCCACCTTGCCGAAGCCGCCGAGCCCCGTGCCGGACGGGATCGCCATCAGCAGCCAGACGGCGGCCGCGGTGGCCACGATGATCCCGCCCGCGGTGCGCAGGAAGGCGCTGAGCCGCTGGCGGACCTGGGCGCCGGTGACCCGCAGGGTGGGCAGCCGGTACGGGGGCAGCTCCAGGACGAGGGGTTCCTCCTTCATGTCCCTGAAGAGCAGGGGCCGCAGGATCAGGCCCATGCCGACCACCAGCAGCACGGAGGCGACGTAGAGGAAGAACACGACGGTGCCGGAGTTCGATCCGAAGAAGACC contains these protein-coding regions:
- a CDS encoding DeoR/GlpR family DNA-binding transcription regulator, with the protein product MTRKERWQTLLDLLVERGELEVEPAAEALGVSAATIRRDLDQLAEQQLLVRTRGGAVLHGVSYELPLRYRTSRRAAEKGRISETVAALIVPGEVIGLTGGTTTTEVARALAARPDLATGSPALTVVTNALNIAGELVIRPQFKIVLTGGVARPQSYELTGPLAMEVLGQLSVDTAVVGVDAFDPADGAATRHEDEAAMNRLLCERARRVVIAADSSKLGVRAFARIVATDAVDILVTDTGLSPSVAEAFEAAGVEVIRA
- a CDS encoding LysR substrate-binding domain-containing protein translates to MIDPRRLRILRAVADHRTVTAAAAALYLTPSAVSQQLAALEQETGHSLLTRSGRGVRLTAAGEILLGHAHEVLAQLERAEAELAAYAGGSAGEVTVAAFATGIAEVLAPAIARLAVDHPGIRLRVRDAEGDQSLPLLLDGEADLALAVEYRGAPGAGDGRLSVLPLYAEPFDAVLPAGHPLGDLPEVSLADLSDSDWVGQYPGNPCHDVMQLACELAGFQPRLVHSSDDFRAVVALVGAGAGVALVPRSALRGMDLKEVQVRPVAGTAATRRVFAATRRGAEAHPLIAPVLAALVREAGRLPEH
- a CDS encoding glycine C-acetyltransferase, with product MFETVREDFRATLDEIRAAGLHKPERVIGTPQNAAVAVTSGGASGEVLNFCANNYLGLADHPEVVTAAKEALDRWGYGMASVRFICGTQEVHKELEARLSAFLGQEDTILYSSCFDANGGVFETLLGPEDAVISDALNHASIIDGIRLSKARRLRYANRDLAELETRLKESQDARRRLIVTDGVFSMDGYVAPLAEICDLADRYDAMVMVDDSHAVGFVGPGGRGTPELHGVMDRVDIITGTLGKALGGASGGYVAARTEIVELLRQRSRPYLFSNSLAPVIAAASLKVLDLLESAGDLRDQLAANTKLFRTKMTEAGFEILPGDHAIAPVMIGDAAEAAKMAELLLERGVYVIGFSYPVVPMGAARIRVQLSAAHSTADVERAVAAFIDARAALAGAES
- the tdh gene encoding L-threonine 3-dehydrogenase, which translates into the protein MKALVKHKAEPGLWLMDVPEPEYGPGDVLIKVLRTGICGTDLHIRSWDGWAQGAVKTPLVLGHEFVGEVAALGADVHEDIEVGALVSGEGHLVCGKCRNCLAGRRHLCRSTIGLGVGRDGAFAEYVVLPAQNVWVHRAKVDLDVAAIFDPFGNAVHTALSFPLVGEDVLITGAGPIGIMAAAVARHAGARNVVITDVSPERLEIARKAGATLALDVRESTIADAQAQLGLREGFDVGLEMSGRGEAMRDMIDNMTHGGKIAMLGLPAQEFAVDWAKVVTSMITIKGIYGREMFETWYAMTVLLEGGLDLSPVITGRYAYGDFEAAFDEAATARSGKIILDWTA
- a CDS encoding alpha/beta hydrolase fold domain-containing protein, giving the protein MPSLRSRALSVALIAAGRRRRFGSAEAVRTRVAESARRPASHLPPHSLGRVAEVSRTFVGAWPVYDVSPRGAEPAARVLYVHGGGYVGELMRPHWSLIRTLVTQARARVVVPAYILAPRGTADRTVPVAADLLSGLIASGGAGGTVLVGDSAGAGLALAAAQRLRDRTGAQPSRIVLISPWLDLSMSHPDQAAIEPDDPLLARPGLLEAGRLYAGNLAADDPRVSPLHGSFAGLAPLTVFTGTRDLLTTDSRELLRRARADGAEVEYHEEPGLPHVYPLLPLPEGRAARDRIVELIRATASET
- a CDS encoding class I SAM-dependent methyltransferase, producing MRQQYDTSTPPVAFSLADAFTLRTALDALGGVRGLDTIDLACGHGGTTRMLASGGARRTVGVDNCPERIRRAREDGAPVEYVLLDDAAGMSELAAGMAELGPFDLATAVYLFNQAHDRAALHALFRAVRAALRPGGRLLAIVPNPGAFPYADWSPYGISVVERAPGGDAPLLRARLETDPPVPFECREWAHADFAEAAADAGFATVSWQPTRTPPACATRDETYWSRYRTAPVGSLMNCVA
- a CDS encoding helix-turn-helix domain-containing protein, with the protein product MSGTGGTDAGPGMLRRLLRAFEEAAPGEGLAQIADRLGIGRSEAADLAAYWVRKGRLRREEIGAPDCSGCSFASRSCITCPSGSARARPVLVALSPVRSTDPARSEGPGPQAA